The bacterium genomic sequence CGTCGGCGCCGGCTTGGGCGCGATGAGCGCCGCCGTGCGCCTGGCGCGCATGGGATTTCGCGTTACGGTGTTCGAAAAAAACGCCGAAATCGGCGGCAAAGCCGGCGAAAGGATTCTGGGCGGCTATCGCTTCGATACCGGTCCTTCCTTGCTCACCATGCCGTTCGTGGTTGATGAGCTGTTTGCTTTTGCGGGATATCCACGCGAGCAGTTTCTGCAATACTTCCCGCTGGAGCCCATCTGCCGCTATTTCTTTCCCGGCGGCAGCCGGCTGGATGCCAGCTCCGAGGCTGCCCGCATGAAAGCGGAAATCGCCAGGCTCTCCGCCGGGGAGGCGGCGCAATACGAGAAATTCCTGGCATACAGCCGTCGCATCTATCAACTCACGGCGGAGGTTTTTCTTTTCTCGCCGTTTCATGAATGGCGCAAGCTGCTGCGCCGGCGCAATTGGCGGGCTTTGCTCTCCCTGTCGCAGATCGACCCGCTGCGCACCGTGCATCAGGGCGTCGCGCGCTTCTTTTCCGATGAACGCTTGCTGCAGTTGTTTGACCGCTACGCCACCTACAACGGCTCGAATCCCTATCGCGCGCCGGCGACGCTCAACATTATTCCGCATGTCGAGTACGAGCTGGGCAGCTTCTACGTTCAGGGCGGCATGCGGCGGCTGGTGACGGCGCTCGCGCAAGTGCTGCAGGCTCTGGGTGTCGAAATTCACACTTCCCGCCGCGTCGAAAAAATCTTGCATGACGGCAAGAAAGTCACCGGCCTGCTGGTGAATGGTGAGAAGG encodes the following:
- the crtI gene encoding phytoene desaturase family protein; amino-acid sequence: MRSSAVLRLPKRVLVVGAGLGAMSAAVRLARMGFRVTVFEKNAEIGGKAGERILGGYRFDTGPSLLTMPFVVDELFAFAGYPREQFLQYFPLEPICRYFFPGGSRLDASSEAARMKAEIARLSAGEAAQYEKFLAYSRRIYQLTAEVFLFSPFHEWRKLLRRRNWRALLSLSQIDPLRTVHQGVARFFSDERLLQLFDRYATYNGSNPYRAPATLNIIPHVEYELGSFYVQGGMRRLVTALAQVLQALGVEIHTSRRVEKILHDGKKVTGLLVNGEKVEGDYVLCGQDVVVAHEQSLEGFDRRRRQLRKLEPSCSGLVFLWGVRQRHSQLLHHNIFFSHNYRREFEQIFDELVPPEDPTIYLAITSKSDPEHAPGTGENWFVLLNMPYLNGRLDWQKELPWVRDRVLAKLSRFGLDLGGDIEVESVITPQDFYDLYLSNRGSIYGISSNRRSTAFRRPPNRSRDLKGLYFAGGATHPGGGIPLVLLSGKLAAELIAEHAANF